One Aquarana catesbeiana isolate 2022-GZ linkage group LG11, ASM4218655v1, whole genome shotgun sequence genomic window carries:
- the LOC141111656 gene encoding protein phosphatase 1 regulatory subunit 3D-like, protein MLSASSSSSAACGSCRDVMCVTTRQPQHLPPALVHTQPLPCSGETKERARSCPGCMDTMPTHRHLLPRNFSCTAVLYGESPDTPEDDDVPDGEEEALEKNKEPSKPVTPRGREVTIVPQSPTARRRAKSLPTPAERRHLEVVVPRKKEVRFADSLGLELTSVRHFSDAEMPRVPYHVLAGLRCREACPAGAELSTLLFRAAPGSTHLDPLFTNPGSRPDYLELVRQRRVCLETLQTDLFSISGDLRVLNLSYEKEVAVRFSVDSWKTSSEVAASFQRGFSDRYTDRFSFKLLCPMLLNKEGVLEFAIRYRVCGAEYWDNNDGENYKVKSHRAMVSPPKELDSAWIHFI, encoded by the coding sequence ATGCTGAGCGCCTCCTCCTCTTCCAGCGCTGCTTGTGGCTCTTGCAGGGATGTTATGTGCGTCACGACACGTCAGCCCCAGCATCTTCCCCCCGCTCTGGTCCACACTCAGCCCCTTCCATGTAGCGGGGAGACGAAGGAGAGAGCACGGAGCTGTCCGGGGTGTATGGACACCATGCCCACCCACCGCCACCTGCTGCCCCGCAACTTCAGCTGCACTGCCGTACTGTACGGAGAGAGCCCGGACACCCCGGAGGACGACGATGTCCCCGACGGAGAGGAGGAGGCGCTGGAGAAGAACAAGGAGCCCAGCAAGCCCGTCACCCCCCGCGGCAGGGAGGTCACCATCGTCCCGCAGAGTCCGACCGCACGCCGGAGAGCCAAGTCCCTGCCCACCCCCGCAGAGCGGAGGCACCTGGAGGTGGTGGTCCCCAGGAAGAAGGAGGTGAGGTTCGCCGATTCTTTGGGACTGGAGCTCACCTCGGTCCGGCATTTCAGTGACGCCGAGATGCCCCGGGTTCCCTATCACGTGCTTGCCGGGCTGCGCTGCAGGGAAGCGTGCCCCGCGGGGGCCGAGCTCAGCACGCTCCTGTTCCGCGCGGCTCCTGGCTCCACCCACCTGGATCCGCTCTTCACGAACCCAGGCAGCAGACCGGATTACCTGGAACTGGTCAGACAGCGCAGGGTCTGCCTGGAGACTCTGCAGACCGACCTCTTCAGCATCAGCGGAGACCTGAGAGTCCTCAACCTGTCTTATGAGAAGGAGGTGGCGGTCAGGTTCTCTGTGGACTCCTGGAAGACCTCCAGCGAAGTGGCCGCCAGCTTCCAGCGGGGATTTAGTGATAGGTACACGGACCGCTTCTCCTTTAAGTTGCTTTGCCCCATGCTGTTGAATAAAGAAGGGGTGCTGGAATTCGCCATCCGTTACCGGGTGTGCGGGGCCGAGTACTGGGACAACAACGACGGTGAAAATTACAAGGTGAAAAGTCATCGGGCCATGGTATCTCCACCCAAGGAGTTAGACAGCGCTTGGATCCACTTCATTTAG